In one window of Mytilus galloprovincialis chromosome 6, xbMytGall1.hap1.1, whole genome shotgun sequence DNA:
- the LOC143078929 gene encoding 1,25-dihydroxyvitamin D(3) 24-hydroxylase, mitochondrial-like has translation MAEHIVKRVLSTATNIASKSPKRLLTTDHAATTAKTSSTISMNDIPMSKTMVDLPGPNGYPLVGTAPEYFKGENKGQMHKVQRRFHEMYGPIFKEKLGPVTNISIADPNLVEEVVRSEGKFPNRPPYPSWTIYKKMRTQANGLMTVSNHEEWSTCRTAISKHMLRPKTVLQYVDIMNEVVTDFVNRLKYTRDNHAANSTVPDLQNELSKWAIESISAVLLETRLGCLDENVSSENQAFIDAVGDMFKTGHQLMVFAELHKRFGTKTWKTHVDAWDTIYRVAGEHIDKKLADITEKYERLQSGSEDDNKASFLEHLLGNENLPLDAVYANTTELMLAGLDTSANAMGMVTYLLSRNPRVQEKLIKEVDSVLQNRICTAEELSNMTYARAVVKETLRLFPVIPINARVMTEDTTIGGYLIPKGTCILLNTFTMSRDATQFVNPDDFIPERWERDSNKWNPFSNLPFGFGARSCAGRRMAQQELYLAIIRLAQNFWLAPSRDFDAEPTLRTVLTFEKDIPVEFQDR, from the exons ATGGCTGAACATATAGTTAAAAGAGTTTTATCGACGGCAACCAACATTGCATCGAAATCACCAAAGAGACTTTTAACAACTGATCATGCAGCGACTACCGCTAAAACATCGTCCACGATATCAATGAACGATATTCCAATGTCCAAAACAATGGTGGATCTACCTGGCCCTAACGGATACCCACTTGTTGGCACTGCACCGGAATATTTCAAAGGAGAAAATAAAGGACAAATGCACAAAGTTCAG CGACGATTTCATGAGATGTATGGGcctatttttaaagaaaaattaggACCAGTAACTAACATTTCTATAGCTGACCCCAATCTTGTCGAGGAGGTTGTCCGGAGTGAAGGAAAGTTCCCAAACAGACCACCTTATCCCTCTTGGACAATATACAAGAAAATGAGGACACAAGCAAATGGCCTGATGACAGT TTCAAATCATGAAGAATGGTCAACATGTCGCACCGCCATTAGTAAACACATGCTACGACCAAAGACCGTACTTCAATATGTCGACATAATGAACGAAGTTGTTACAGATTTTGTTAACAGACTGAAATATACACGAGACAATCATGCAGCAAATAGTACAGTACCAGATCTTCAAAACGAATTATCTAAGTGGGCAATTGAAT CTATTTCTGCAGTTTTGTTAGAAACTAGACTTGGCTGCCTTGATGAGAACGTATCTTCAGAGAATCAAGCTTTCATTGATGCTGTAGGTGACATGTTTAAAACTGGACATCAATTAATGGTGTTTGCAGAACTTCATAAACGTTTTGGAACGAAGACGTGGAAAACTCACGTTGATGCATGGGATACAATATACAGAGTTG ctgGAGAACACATAGATAAAAAGTTGGCAGATATAACAGAAAAGTATGAGAGATTACAGAGTGGTTCCGAAGATGACAATAAAGCCTCGTTCTTGGAACACTTACTCGGAAACGAAAACCTGCCTTTAGATGCTGTGTATGCCAATACAACCGAACTGATGTTGGCTGGTTTAGACACG TCGGCAAACGCCATGGGTATGGTTACATATCTGCTATCCAGAAATCCTAGAGTGCAAGAAAAGCTTATTAAAGAAGTTGATTCGGTTCTTCAGAATAGAATATGTACTGCTGAAGAGTTATCGAACATGACATATGCAAGAGCGGTTGTTAAGGAAACTCTTAG ATTGTTTCCTGTTATACCTATTAATGCTCGCGTCATGACAGAAGACACAACCATCGGTGGCTACCTCATACCAAAAGGG acttGTATTCTATTAAATACGTTTACCATGTCACGTGATGCAACTCAATTTGTAAATCCTGACGATTTTATCCCGGAGAGGTGGGAAAGGGATAGTAACAAATGGAATCCTTTCAGTAACTTGCCTTTTGGATTCGGTGCTAGAAGTTGTGCTG GGCGTAGAATGGCACAACAAGAATTGTATTTAGCCATTATTCGACTGGCTCAAAACTTCTGGCTCGCACCTTCAAGAGACTTTGATGCCGAGCCAACATTAAGGACGGTActaacatttgaaaaagatataccAGTTGAATTTCAAGACCGATAA